In Mycobacterium stomatepiae, the following are encoded in one genomic region:
- a CDS encoding nitrobindin family protein produces the protein MTYDDDPEGPAGSANSGGRAVAAAAERAKVTAARNIPAFDDLPIPADTANLREGANLNDALLALLPLVGVWRGEGEGRGSDGDYRFGQQIVVSHDGGDYLNWEARSWQLDTDGAYQEPGLRETGFWRFVLDPDDPSESQAIELLLAHSSGYVELFYGRPRNQSSWELVTDALARSRSGVLVGGAKRLYGIVEGGDLAYVEERVDADGGLVPHLSARLSRFVG, from the coding sequence GTGACGTACGACGATGACCCAGAGGGCCCGGCCGGCTCTGCAAATTCTGGCGGCCGCGCGGTGGCTGCCGCCGCCGAACGCGCCAAGGTGACCGCGGCCCGCAACATCCCTGCATTCGACGACCTGCCGATCCCGGCCGACACCGCGAACCTGCGCGAAGGCGCCAACCTCAACGACGCGCTGCTGGCCCTGCTGCCACTGGTCGGCGTGTGGCGCGGTGAGGGCGAGGGCCGCGGGTCCGACGGCGACTACCGGTTCGGCCAGCAGATCGTGGTCTCCCACGACGGCGGCGACTACCTGAACTGGGAAGCCAGATCCTGGCAGCTCGACACCGACGGCGCCTACCAGGAGCCCGGCCTGCGCGAGACCGGCTTCTGGCGTTTCGTGCTCGATCCCGACGACCCGAGCGAATCTCAGGCCATCGAGCTGTTGCTCGCCCACTCGTCGGGCTATGTCGAGCTCTTCTACGGGCGCCCACGCAACCAGTCGTCGTGGGAGTTGGTGACCGATGCCCTGGCGCGCAGCCGGTCGGGCGTTCTGGTCGGCGGCGCCAAGCGCCTCTACGGCATCGTCGAGGGCGGCGACCTCGCCTACGTCGAGGAGCGGGTGGACGCCGACGGCGGGCTGGTGCCGCACCTGTCGGCGCGGCTGTCGCGATTCGTCGGCTAG
- a CDS encoding DUF1416 domain-containing protein encodes MCSAPRQGQTLPASVDLEKETVITGRVVDGDGQAVGGAFVRLLDSSDEFTAEVVASATGDFRFFAAPGSWTLRALSKAGNGDAVVAPSGAGIHEVDVKIA; translated from the coding sequence ATGTGCTCTGCACCTAGGCAAGGACAGACGTTGCCCGCCAGCGTCGACCTGGAGAAGGAAACCGTGATCACCGGCCGCGTCGTGGACGGTGACGGCCAAGCCGTCGGTGGCGCGTTCGTCCGCCTGCTGGACTCGTCCGACGAGTTCACGGCCGAGGTCGTCGCATCGGCCACCGGTGACTTCCGGTTCTTCGCCGCACCCGGATCCTGGACGCTGCGTGCCCTGTCCAAGGCCGGCAACGGCGACGCCGTCGTGGCACCGTCGGGCGCCGGCATCCACGAAGTGGACGTCAAGATCGCCTGA
- a CDS encoding sulfurtransferase, which translates to MARSDVLVSAEWAEKNLDTANVVFVEVDEDTSAYDGGHIAGAIRLDWRTDLQDQVKRDFVDAEQFSKLLSERGISNDDTVVLYGGNNNWFAAYAYWYFKLYSHADVKLLDGGRKKWELDGRPLTADTVSRPATSYSAAPPDNTIRAFRDEVIAAINTKNLVDVRSPDEFSGKILAPAHLPQEQSQRPGHIPGAINVPWSRAANEDGTFKSDEELAKLYADAGLDGTKETIAYCRIGERSSHTWFVLQELLGHKNVKNYDGSWTEYGSLVGAPIELGS; encoded by the coding sequence ATGGCACGCTCCGACGTCCTGGTCTCCGCCGAGTGGGCTGAGAAAAATCTCGACACGGCGAACGTCGTGTTCGTCGAGGTCGACGAGGACACCAGCGCGTACGACGGAGGCCACATCGCCGGCGCGATCCGGCTCGACTGGCGCACCGATCTGCAGGACCAGGTCAAGCGCGACTTCGTCGACGCCGAGCAGTTCTCCAAACTGTTGTCCGAGCGCGGCATCTCCAACGACGACACCGTGGTCCTCTACGGCGGCAACAACAACTGGTTCGCCGCCTACGCCTACTGGTACTTCAAGCTCTACAGCCACGCCGATGTCAAGCTGCTCGACGGCGGCCGCAAGAAGTGGGAGCTCGACGGCCGCCCGCTGACCGCCGACACCGTCAGCAGGCCGGCCACCTCGTACAGCGCGGCACCACCGGACAACACCATCCGGGCGTTCCGGGACGAGGTCATCGCGGCCATCAACACCAAGAACCTGGTCGACGTACGCTCCCCCGACGAGTTCTCCGGCAAGATCCTGGCCCCTGCACACCTGCCGCAGGAGCAGAGCCAGCGACCCGGACACATTCCGGGAGCGATCAACGTCCCGTGGAGCCGCGCCGCTAATGAGGACGGCACCTTCAAGTCGGACGAGGAGTTGGCCAAGCTGTACGCCGACGCCGGTCTGGACGGCACCAAGGAAACGATCGCGTACTGCCGAATCGGGGAGCGTTCGTCGCACACCTGGTTCGTTCTGCAGGAATTACTCGGGCATAAGAACGTCAAGAACTACGACGGCAGTTGGACTGAATACGGCTCCCTGGTGGGCGCCCCGATCGAGTTGGGAAGCTGA
- a CDS encoding DUF4395 domain-containing protein, which yields MSSNNPGAQLDRVDVRGPRFVAWVTTAVLVVTLLVSALSPPAAAIILGLQAVVFAIGALAGPRRHPYGRLFATLVAPRLDPVKEREPVAPLKFAQLVGLIFAIVGTAGFAIGAPLVGVVATAFALVAAFLNAAFGICLGCQLYPLVVRLRPTAGPA from the coding sequence GTGTCAAGCAATAATCCCGGCGCCCAGCTGGACCGCGTCGACGTCCGCGGACCCAGGTTCGTCGCCTGGGTCACCACCGCGGTACTGGTCGTGACGCTGCTCGTCTCGGCACTGAGCCCGCCGGCGGCGGCGATCATTCTGGGTCTGCAGGCCGTGGTCTTCGCGATCGGCGCTCTCGCCGGGCCGCGCCGCCACCCCTATGGCCGGCTGTTCGCCACCCTGGTGGCACCCCGGCTGGACCCGGTCAAAGAGCGCGAACCGGTGGCTCCCTTGAAATTCGCGCAATTGGTCGGCTTGATCTTCGCGATCGTCGGTACCGCCGGATTCGCCATCGGTGCGCCCTTGGTGGGCGTCGTCGCGACGGCTTTCGCCCTGGTGGCGGCGTTCCTGAATGCGGCCTTTGGCATCTGTCTGGGCTGCCAGCTTTACCCGCTCGTGGTTCGCCTTCGACCGACCGCCGGTCCGGCGTAA
- a CDS encoding Ms5788A family Cys-rich leader peptide, producing MSLGKLTDVSSRMEPMLTRRRAVDLCRIAGCCCRCCCSC from the coding sequence ATGTCATTGGGTAAGCTGACCGACGTGTCATCCCGCATGGAGCCCATGCTCACCAGGCGTCGCGCAGTCGATCTGTGCCGCATCGCGGGTTGTTGTTGTCGCTGTTGCTGTAGCTGCTGA
- a CDS encoding thioredoxin family protein, with the protein MTTVVVAIVAALALAAVAGWLMTRRSGSVKEVDSDPGQSTGTAAADLGLSSTGPTVVHFSAPWCGPCDRVRRVVDQVCDNMGDVAHVEVDIDANPAAARRFSVLSLPTTLIFDVDGRQRYRASGVPKAADLRSALEPLLA; encoded by the coding sequence ATGACAACTGTGGTCGTCGCGATCGTCGCGGCGCTCGCCCTGGCGGCGGTCGCCGGCTGGCTGATGACTCGGCGCTCCGGCAGCGTCAAAGAAGTCGATTCCGACCCGGGCCAAAGCACCGGCACCGCCGCCGCGGACCTGGGTCTTTCCAGCACCGGGCCGACCGTCGTGCATTTCAGCGCACCGTGGTGCGGACCCTGCGATCGGGTGCGCAGGGTGGTCGATCAGGTCTGCGACAACATGGGCGACGTCGCCCATGTCGAAGTCGACATCGACGCCAACCCGGCAGCGGCACGCCGCTTTTCGGTACTGTCCCTGCCGACCACGCTGATCTTCGATGTCGACGGACGCCAGCGATACCGAGCATCCGGCGTGCCCAAGGCCGCCGACCTGCGCTCCGCGCTCGAACCGCTGTTGGCTTGA
- the lmeA gene encoding mannan chain length control protein LmeA, with protein MRMRRVLISVIAAVSAVAIIVGGIVGVDYGASIYAEYHLSRSVREAANLESDPFVAILAFPFIPEAMQRHYRELEIKANGIDHAPTGKATLEATMHSIDLTYASWLIRPDAKLPVGKLESRIILDSTHLGRYLGMDDLMVEAPPAETNDATGGTTESGISGSHGLVFSGTPKSANFDHRVSVSMDLSIAPDDPATLVFTPTGILTGPDTANQTVPDDKRDAVLHVFTARLPDQRLPFGVAPRTVGARGSDVIIEGITTGVTVTLEVFKR; from the coding sequence ATTCGGATGCGCAGGGTGCTGATCAGTGTGATCGCCGCGGTGTCAGCCGTGGCGATCATCGTCGGCGGCATCGTTGGCGTGGACTACGGCGCCAGCATCTACGCCGAATACCACCTGTCGCGCAGCGTGCGGGAGGCGGCGAATCTGGAGTCGGATCCCTTCGTGGCCATCCTGGCCTTTCCCTTCATTCCGGAGGCGATGCAGCGCCACTACCGGGAGCTGGAGATCAAGGCAAACGGCATCGATCACGCGCCGACGGGTAAGGCCACCCTCGAAGCCACCATGCATTCGATCGACCTGACCTACGCGTCGTGGCTGATCAGACCCGATGCGAAGCTGCCGGTGGGCAAGCTGGAGAGCCGCATCATCCTCGACTCGACGCACCTGGGCCGATACCTCGGCATGGACGACCTGATGGTGGAGGCGCCACCCGCCGAGACCAACGACGCCACCGGCGGTACCACCGAGTCGGGCATTTCGGGCAGCCACGGGCTGGTGTTCAGCGGCACGCCGAAATCGGCAAACTTCGATCATCGGGTCAGCGTCTCGATGGACCTTTCGATCGCCCCCGATGACCCGGCAACGCTGGTGTTCACCCCGACCGGCATCCTCACCGGACCGGATACCGCCAACCAAACCGTCCCGGACGATAAGCGCGACGCGGTGCTGCACGTCTTCACCGCCAGACTGCCCGATCAGCGGCTTCCGTTCGGCGTGGCACCGCGCACCGTGGGGGCACGCGGCTCGGACGTGATCATCGAAGGCATCACCACGGGAGTAACCGTGACCCTGGAAGTGTTTAAACGGTAA
- a CDS encoding winged helix-turn-helix transcriptional regulator codes for MLELLLLTSELHPDPVLPSLSLLPHTVRTAPPEPSSLLEAGTADAVLVDARTDLSAARGLCRLLSTAGRSVPVVAVVAEGGLVAVSADWGLDEILLPGTGPAEVDARIRLVVGRRGGLADQESAGKVSLGELVIDEGTYTARLRGRPLDLTYKEFELLKYLAQHAGRVFARAQLLHEVWGYDFFGGTRTVDVHVRRLRAKLGPEYEALIGTVRNVGYKAVRPARGRAPIPQPDDDAEGDDVDSENLQDPLADPLRSQ; via the coding sequence TTGTTGGAGCTACTACTACTCACGTCTGAGCTGCACCCGGACCCGGTCCTGCCGTCGCTGTCGTTGCTTCCTCATACCGTGCGGACAGCACCGCCCGAGCCTTCCTCACTCCTGGAGGCGGGGACCGCGGACGCGGTGCTCGTCGACGCGCGCACCGATCTGTCGGCCGCGCGCGGGCTCTGCCGTCTGTTGAGCACCGCGGGCCGGTCGGTCCCGGTCGTGGCGGTCGTGGCCGAGGGCGGACTGGTGGCGGTGAGCGCCGACTGGGGTCTGGACGAGATCCTGCTGCCCGGCACCGGGCCCGCAGAGGTCGACGCTCGGATCCGACTGGTGGTGGGACGCCGCGGCGGGCTGGCGGACCAGGAAAGCGCGGGCAAGGTCAGCCTCGGCGAGCTGGTGATCGACGAAGGCACCTACACCGCGCGGCTGCGCGGCCGCCCGCTCGACCTCACCTACAAAGAGTTCGAGCTGCTGAAGTACCTGGCTCAACACGCGGGCCGGGTATTCGCCCGCGCCCAGCTGCTGCACGAGGTGTGGGGATACGACTTCTTCGGTGGCACCCGGACAGTCGATGTGCACGTGCGCCGGTTGCGGGCCAAACTCGGCCCCGAGTACGAGGCGCTGATCGGCACGGTCCGCAACGTGGGCTACAAGGCTGTTCGCCCGGCACGCGGACGAGCGCCGATCCCTCAGCCCGATGACGACGCCGAAGGCGACGACGTCGACTCCGAGAATCTGCAGGACCCGCTGGCCGACCCGCTGCGCAGTCAGTGA
- the mshD gene encoding mycothiol synthase, which yields MTWSDRGPDWRSALTTEEQQGVRELVAAATEFDGVAPVGEQVLRELGHERTEHLLVTSATADGATTIEGYLNLTPPRDGADGMAELVVHPRARRRGFGAAMARAAIVKTAGNNRFWAHGTLASAAATASAVGLVAVRELVQMRLVLHEIPAPVAPAPGVRVRTYAGIDDDAELLRVNNAAFADHPEQGGWTEADLAERRSEPWFDPAGLFLAFGGTESEALLGFHWTKVHLDQPRLGEVYVLGVDPSAQGRGLGQMLTAVGIESLARRLRGPQQPGDVTVLLYVESDNVAAVRTYQRQGFTAYSVDTAYAPESAAG from the coding sequence GTGACGTGGTCGGACCGGGGGCCCGACTGGCGCTCCGCACTGACCACCGAAGAACAGCAAGGGGTGCGTGAACTCGTCGCGGCGGCAACCGAATTCGATGGGGTAGCACCGGTCGGCGAGCAGGTCCTTCGCGAACTCGGGCACGAACGCACCGAGCACCTTCTGGTCACCAGCGCCACAGCAGATGGTGCCACCACGATCGAGGGCTACCTCAATCTCACCCCACCCCGCGACGGCGCCGACGGGATGGCCGAACTCGTCGTTCACCCCCGGGCCCGCCGGCGCGGTTTCGGCGCGGCGATGGCACGTGCGGCGATCGTCAAAACTGCTGGAAACAACCGCTTTTGGGCGCATGGCACGCTGGCGTCCGCCGCCGCGACCGCGTCCGCGGTGGGGCTGGTGGCGGTGCGCGAACTCGTCCAGATGCGGCTCGTGCTGCACGAGATCCCCGCCCCGGTGGCCCCGGCTCCCGGCGTGCGAGTCCGCACCTACGCGGGTATCGACGACGATGCCGAGCTGCTGCGGGTCAACAATGCCGCGTTCGCCGACCACCCCGAACAGGGTGGCTGGACCGAGGCCGACCTGGCCGAGCGGCGCAGCGAGCCGTGGTTTGACCCGGCGGGTTTGTTCCTGGCGTTCGGCGGCACCGAAAGCGAAGCGCTGCTGGGCTTTCACTGGACCAAGGTGCACCTCGATCAACCGCGCCTCGGCGAGGTGTACGTCCTCGGTGTCGACCCGTCGGCGCAGGGCCGCGGGCTGGGACAGATGTTGACGGCGGTCGGCATCGAGTCGTTGGCTCGACGCCTCCGCGGCCCGCAGCAGCCGGGTGACGTCACCGTGTTGCTCTATGTCGAGTCGGACAACGTCGCTGCGGTTCGGACCTATCAGCGCCAGGGATTCACCGCCTACAGCGTCGACACCGCGTACGCGCCTGAGTCGGCCGCGGGGTGA
- the pstS gene encoding phosphate ABC transporter substrate-binding protein PstS codes for MIGAGLTACGSDDNHHGPVSGAGSGPAGTPSCQGKNELTAEGSTAQQNAMAVLSHVWGQYCPRKSVAYNPTGSGAGREQFIAGHVDFAGSDSPLIADQILPATKRCNANPAWDLPLVFGPVALVFNLPEVKTLTLNSDALARILTGRVAVWNDPILTALNPGIPMPDTRIRPIYRMDSSGTTDNVQKFLTASAPESWSRGVGAEFQGSVGEGATKSSGVIQAVRATRGAIGYVEKGFADQAGLPYAQLATASGVVPLTTETASTAINTATFVSSGNDLVLNLDSMYGTQQPGAYPLVLATYEIVCSKGYDAETARAIKSFLTVAADTGQANLASAGYIPLTDKVKERLVAAINAMQ; via the coding sequence ATGATCGGTGCGGGCCTGACTGCCTGCGGCAGCGATGACAACCACCACGGCCCGGTCTCGGGAGCGGGGTCGGGACCCGCCGGCACGCCGAGCTGCCAAGGCAAGAACGAACTGACCGCGGAAGGATCGACGGCCCAGCAGAATGCGATGGCGGTATTGAGCCATGTCTGGGGTCAGTACTGTCCGCGTAAGTCCGTGGCGTACAACCCGACCGGGTCGGGCGCGGGCCGCGAGCAATTCATCGCCGGCCACGTCGACTTCGCCGGGTCGGATTCGCCGCTGATCGCCGACCAGATCCTGCCCGCCACCAAACGGTGCAACGCCAACCCCGCGTGGGACTTGCCACTGGTGTTCGGCCCGGTAGCCTTGGTCTTCAACCTGCCCGAGGTCAAGACGCTGACCCTCAACAGTGACGCGCTGGCCCGGATTCTGACCGGACGGGTCGCGGTCTGGAATGACCCCATCCTGACGGCGCTCAATCCCGGTATCCCGATGCCCGACACCAGGATCAGGCCGATTTACCGGATGGATTCATCGGGTACCACCGACAATGTGCAGAAGTTCCTGACGGCCTCCGCGCCGGAGAGCTGGTCGCGGGGAGTGGGCGCCGAGTTTCAGGGCAGTGTCGGCGAGGGAGCGACGAAGTCGTCCGGTGTCATCCAGGCGGTGCGGGCCACCCGCGGCGCGATCGGATACGTCGAGAAGGGCTTCGCCGACCAGGCAGGCCTTCCCTACGCGCAACTCGCCACGGCCAGTGGTGTGGTTCCGCTGACAACCGAAACTGCCAGCACCGCCATCAACACGGCAACCTTCGTGTCCAGCGGCAACGACCTGGTGCTGAACCTGGATTCGATGTATGGCACCCAGCAGCCGGGTGCCTATCCGTTGGTGCTGGCCACTTACGAGATTGTCTGCTCCAAGGGTTACGACGCGGAGACCGCCAGGGCGATCAAGTCGTTCCTGACCGTCGCCGCCGACACCGGTCAGGCCAACCTTGCTTCGGCCGGCTACATCCCGTTGACCGATAAGGTCAAGGAACGACTGGTCGCCGCGATCAATGCGATGCAGTAG
- the pstC gene encoding phosphate ABC transporter permease subunit PstC: MTTPDPPQAGSGAVASFPEAPVVPIRPWKGVQSRFGDRIFRKLAETSAVLIAVVVIAIGGFLLLRAIPALKRNQENFFTYRGSWVTTNTSAMHFGILDLLQVTVLISVFALIVAMPVALGVAIFLTQYAPRRLAGPLAYTVDLLAAVPSIIYGVWGLYVLAPQLRPVATWLNQSLGWFFLFADGTASAGGGGTIFTGGIVLAVMILPLITAVTREVFVQTPHEQIEAALALGATRWEVVTTTVLPFGRSGYVSGAMLGLGRALGETVALLIILRGTQQAFGWSLFDGGSTFATKIAATAWEFNDRFKAGAYIAAGLVLFVLTFVIDAVARGALAGIRKGRRAR; this comes from the coding sequence ATGACGACGCCAGATCCACCCCAGGCGGGTTCGGGCGCGGTCGCGTCCTTTCCGGAGGCGCCAGTCGTACCCATCCGCCCGTGGAAGGGCGTGCAATCCCGCTTCGGGGACCGGATATTTCGCAAACTCGCGGAAACGTCGGCGGTCCTGATCGCCGTCGTCGTCATTGCGATCGGCGGGTTCCTACTGCTGCGCGCGATACCGGCGTTGAAGCGCAACCAAGAGAACTTCTTTACCTACCGCGGCAGCTGGGTTACCACCAACACCTCGGCGATGCACTTCGGCATCCTCGACCTGCTGCAGGTGACGGTGCTCATCTCGGTGTTCGCGTTGATCGTTGCCATGCCGGTCGCACTCGGCGTCGCGATCTTCCTCACCCAGTACGCGCCGCGGCGGCTTGCCGGGCCGTTGGCCTACACCGTTGATTTGCTGGCCGCGGTGCCCTCGATCATCTACGGCGTGTGGGGCCTCTACGTCTTGGCTCCGCAACTGCGGCCCGTCGCGACCTGGCTGAATCAGTCGCTGGGTTGGTTCTTCCTATTCGCCGACGGCACCGCGTCCGCGGGCGGCGGCGGCACGATTTTCACCGGCGGGATCGTGCTGGCGGTGATGATTCTGCCGCTGATCACCGCGGTCACCCGCGAAGTGTTCGTGCAGACACCGCATGAACAGATCGAGGCCGCGCTGGCGCTCGGCGCTACCCGCTGGGAGGTGGTCACGACGACGGTGCTGCCGTTCGGTAGGTCCGGGTACGTCAGCGGTGCGATGCTGGGGCTGGGTCGCGCCCTGGGTGAGACGGTGGCGCTGCTGATCATCTTGCGCGGCACGCAACAGGCGTTCGGCTGGTCGTTATTCGACGGCGGTTCGACGTTTGCGACCAAGATCGCCGCCACCGCATGGGAATTCAACGACCGGTTCAAGGCCGGCGCGTATATTGCCGCTGGACTGGTGCTCTTCGTGCTGACCTTTGTAATCGATGCCGTGGCGCGCGGCGCCCTTGCCGGGATCAGGAAAGGCAGGCGCGCGCGGTGA
- the pstA gene encoding phosphate ABC transporter permease PstA → MTSIFDRPLKARTLSRLGRRRRASNIVATVLVSLSMLIALAPLLWVLCAVIVKGCKVIASTSWWTHSQAGTTPFLAGGGAYHAIVGTLLQGVASAAISVPIGVMLAIYLVEYGGGTSLGRLATFMVDILSGVPSIIAALFIYASCVATLGLGRSGFAVSLALVLLMVPVIERSTEEMLRIVPVDLREASYALGVPKWKTIVRVVIPTGLSGIVTGIMLALARVMGETAPLLILVGYSQAMNFDIFNGFMGTLPGMMFNETASGAGVNPIPTDRLWGAGLTLIVMIAVINVGARVVSMMFAPKKS, encoded by the coding sequence GTGACCTCGATCTTCGACCGGCCGCTGAAGGCGCGCACGCTGTCCCGGCTCGGCCGTCGCCGCCGAGCTTCGAACATCGTTGCGACGGTGTTGGTTTCGCTGTCCATGCTTATTGCACTGGCGCCGCTGCTGTGGGTGCTGTGCGCGGTCATCGTCAAAGGCTGCAAGGTGATCGCGTCGACGTCGTGGTGGACGCATTCGCAAGCTGGGACGACGCCGTTTCTGGCCGGGGGTGGCGCGTATCACGCGATCGTCGGCACCCTGCTGCAGGGGGTGGCCTCCGCCGCGATCTCCGTCCCGATCGGTGTGATGCTCGCGATCTATTTGGTCGAGTACGGCGGTGGCACCAGTCTCGGCAGACTGGCGACATTCATGGTCGACATCCTGTCCGGTGTGCCATCAATTATTGCCGCATTGTTCATCTACGCGTCGTGTGTGGCCACCCTTGGCCTGGGCCGTTCGGGTTTCGCGGTGTCATTGGCGCTGGTGCTGTTGATGGTTCCGGTGATCGAGCGGTCGACGGAGGAGATGTTGCGCATCGTTCCGGTTGACCTCCGCGAGGCCAGCTACGCGCTGGGCGTGCCGAAGTGGAAAACCATTGTCAGGGTAGTGATTCCGACCGGATTGTCGGGCATCGTCACGGGCATCATGCTGGCGCTGGCCAGGGTGATGGGTGAAACGGCTCCGCTGCTGATCCTGGTCGGCTATTCGCAGGCGATGAACTTCGACATCTTCAACGGGTTCATGGGAACGCTGCCTGGCATGATGTTCAACGAGACAGCGTCGGGCGCAGGCGTTAACCCGATTCCCACGGATCGACTCTGGGGAGCCGGGCTAACGCTTATCGTCATGATCGCCGTTATCAATGTCGGAGCCAGGGTGGTCTCGATGATGTTTGCGCCCAAGAAGTCCTAG
- the pstB gene encoding phosphate ABC transporter ATP-binding protein PstB, with protein sequence MAKRLDLKDVNIYYGSFQAVADVTLSILPRSVTAFIGASGCGKTTVLRTLNRMHEVIPGARVEGTVLLDDENIYAPGIDPVGVRRAIGMVFQRPNPFPAMSIRDNVVAGLKLQGVRNRRLLDDIAEHSLRGANLWDEVKNRLNRPGGGLSGGQQQRLCIARAIAVQPDVLLMDEPCSALDPISTMAIEELISELKQDYTIVIVTHNMQQAARVSDHTAFFNLEAAGKPGRLIEIDDTEKIFSNPAQKATEDYISGRFG encoded by the coding sequence GTGGCAAAGCGTTTGGACTTGAAAGACGTCAACATCTACTACGGATCGTTTCAAGCGGTCGCCGACGTGACGCTGTCGATTCTCCCGCGCAGCGTGACGGCCTTCATCGGCGCGTCTGGGTGCGGCAAGACGACGGTGCTGCGCACATTGAACCGGATGCACGAAGTCATCCCCGGTGCCCGGGTGGAGGGCACTGTGTTGCTCGACGACGAGAACATCTACGCCCCGGGCATCGACCCGGTGGGTGTGCGACGTGCGATCGGCATGGTGTTTCAGCGGCCAAACCCGTTTCCAGCCATGTCTATTCGTGACAACGTGGTGGCGGGCCTGAAGCTGCAGGGGGTGCGCAATCGTCGGCTGCTCGACGACATCGCCGAGCACTCGCTGCGGGGCGCCAACCTGTGGGATGAGGTCAAGAACCGACTGAACCGGCCCGGTGGCGGTCTATCCGGCGGGCAGCAGCAGCGGTTGTGCATCGCGCGCGCGATCGCCGTGCAACCCGATGTGTTGCTGATGGACGAGCCGTGTTCGGCGCTGGACCCGATCTCGACGATGGCGATCGAGGAACTGATCAGCGAGTTGAAGCAGGACTACACGATCGTCATCGTCACGCATAACATGCAGCAGGCCGCCCGCGTCAGCGATCACACGGCGTTCTTCAACCTGGAAGCGGCGGGAAAGCCCGGTCGGCTCATCGAGATCGACGACACCGAAAAGATCTTCTCCAATCCCGCGCAGAAGGCCACCGAGGACTACATCTCCGGTCGCTTCGGCTAA
- the phoU gene encoding phosphate signaling complex protein PhoU, translating into MRTAYHEQLSDLSERLGEMCGLAGVAMEQATQALLQADLVLAEQVISGHEEIAALSARAEESAFVLLALQAPVAGDLRSIVSAIQMVADIDRMGALALHVAKIARRRHPQHALPEEVNGYFAEMGRVAVELGNGAQEVVLSRDPEKAARIREEDDAMDDLHRHLFSVLMDREWKHGVAAAVDVTLLGRFYERFADHAVEVARRVIFQATGKLPEDETASTTS; encoded by the coding sequence ATGCGGACCGCATATCATGAGCAACTCTCGGATTTGTCCGAGCGCCTTGGCGAGATGTGCGGGCTGGCGGGGGTAGCCATGGAGCAGGCAACCCAAGCGCTCCTGCAGGCCGACCTCGTCCTCGCCGAACAGGTGATCTCCGGCCACGAAGAGATAGCGGCTTTGAGCGCTCGCGCCGAGGAGAGTGCCTTCGTGCTGCTAGCGCTGCAGGCGCCGGTGGCCGGCGACCTCCGGTCCATCGTGAGCGCCATCCAGATGGTGGCCGACATCGACCGGATGGGCGCGCTGGCGCTGCACGTCGCCAAGATCGCGCGCCGGCGCCATCCTCAACACGCTCTGCCCGAGGAGGTCAACGGTTACTTCGCCGAAATGGGCAGGGTTGCAGTCGAATTAGGTAACGGTGCACAAGAGGTCGTGTTGTCCCGTGACCCGGAGAAGGCGGCCCGGATCCGCGAAGAAGACGACGCGATGGACGACCTGCACCGGCACCTGTTCTCGGTGCTGATGGATCGCGAATGGAAGCACGGCGTCGCGGCCGCCGTCGACGTGACACTGCTGGGCCGTTTCTACGAACGTTTCGCCGATCACGCCGTCGAGGTGGCCAGGCGCGTCATATTCCAGGCGACCGGCAAGTTGCCCGAAGACGAGACGGCGTCGACGACGTCGTAA